The region ACCAGACAGTTAACGAACCGGGAACCTGGTACCAAGCGGTACAAAACCAGGGCCCAACGGTCCTTGCTgcacaaaaatatgaaaaacaatgTTTTTCATGAAAAGATACCTATTCCTCACATTCCAAGCATCCAAGTACACGATTCACTCATGCAATTGCTCAAAAATTCGACCAATCATGCATCCAACATTCATACACACTCTATTAGGGTACATTCATATGATTTTTAATCCCAACATTGGTACCGACATCATACTTTTGAAATCATCAATTCATCTAATTGCCTTAAAATCATCACACTCGTGGCAGCAAGGATCGATCAAAGTAATTATCAAAGgatgtagaatcaagaggcgtccAGAGGAAGATGTGAATGTTTGAGTTTGAGATTGGAGTGTAACACAAGTGTTAGgggttttaattttgttgttataaTGTACCTTATGgtgcataattttattttgagctcaccctatctgtttgtgtgtttggcgatgatcatgtaacttgttacatggaaGCAAATGAATTTTAGACAAAGAAACTCCCTAGATAGCTTTAGTTCTTATTGTATACATCATCATGAGCAGctaatcactacaaaaaataggATCTTTTGTGAcaaaattttagtgataaatataaattttatcactaattatactttattactgaataattttatatttgtcagaaataacattaacaatagtaacaaaattaaaaagttgtcacaataaatataaaattaatagtgataaatattaaatttgtcactaattatatattatgtgtAATCATTTATaacttatcataatttttttaaatgataaaatatatatgtcacaaataattatttaataattaaaaatgtcatgcgatagatttatttttattttaaaagaaatataattaataaaaaagtatgaatgtttaataattaataataataatataatattaattttattttgatgataaCATTCCAACTGttaaaaaaagagtaaattatttttattttataacaatgtAATTAGTAGTCATGGATACAAAATTTGtaactatttatatataaattgttattattttttaatttattaaaaatgacaaaCTAGACTTGTCACAAATGATtacttattaatataaatatgataaaagtattttttataagaatataattaataaataatttatttaatttttgtaaattaagaatgatcatataatattaattattattgctattttatattattaatttttgttaaaaaagaaaaaagaaagacatGTTTGGCAATATGAGTTGAACCCAAGTTGTTTCACTAGATACTAGATACTTTATTTCCGCTATGCCATTTTATAATCACTAATTTTGTCATCCAATGTATTAAAGTATctattaattcatattttagtatataataaataacatgtccacttcaaattaaatttaacatatagcatttaaatagttaaataggtaaaaataaatatacataacatttattaatctagataatcaaaataataaacataactAATAAGAAAGTTTGTTTTACAAAgggtataaaataataatcaattattatcaCTATCATCTTtctcaataatattattttcttcatccTCTGATAAATCAATACTTTTATCATCACTTTCTTCGTCTTCGTCAAAAATAACCTTCATTGGTATCATTGGATTTTCATTAGTTGTGGATTGAACTAAGTCATTTCTGTGTAATGGAAAATCATGCTCATGTGGCACATTAGATATCAATGAGATTGAGCCAATGTCTTCATTTTCTTGACACACCTTGTAGATTCCATTGGCATATCATACCAATCTTGTGGTTTTGTTTTTACTACTACTAGCTAATTAGGATCTTTGGTgttgttaagactttggcaagtgtaccaagtcgcgcaagtagtaaccggtaagactgGGATATTATTTCCCAAGAGACttgtgtatactaaataattgcgtaattagtgactaatttaaactaatgaataaatccataatttgggtttttgtatgcaagaaattaaatatttcataaacaagtaaaattgaacttggatatttgaagactctagaaaatggtaaagactagaaatgcaatggattgatattaATCAAACACAACAGTCTATGCTAACACACTTCACACATGCATAAAAACACAAgctatattaaaaatgaaaattaaaacctaGAATGAGTTTATAGtactgggttgcctcccaggaagcacttgtttaacgtcacgagcctgACGGGTAAGGACTCTAGGCTTCACTAAGGTGCATGACGGTGGTCATCCTCAAAACTTCACCACCCAAATAAGGCTTGAGTCTTTGGCCATTCACTACCCAACTCCTTTGTGAGGATGGGTCTTCAATTTCAATTGCCCCATAAGCTTTCACTTCTTTGATGGTAAATGGGCCTGACCACTTGGATTTCAGCTTCTTTAGAAATAATTGGAATCTTGAGTTGAGTAGAAGCACTTGTTGACCGAgtttgaaatctcttttcaccaACTTCTTATCATGATAGGCCTTCACTTTCTCTTTATAGCTCTTGGAGGACTCATAGGCATTGAGTCGCATCTCTTCCAATTCATGAAGTTGTAGCTTTCTCTTCTCCCCTAACAAGgatgtatcaaaatttaagaacttCATGACCCAATAGGCTTTATGCTCCAACTCCACCGGAAGATGACAAACCTTCCCATATACCAATTGGAATGGAGTCAACCCAATTGGAGTCTTGAATGCAGTCCTGTAGGCCCACAAAGCATCGTCTAACTTGATAGACCAATCCTTTCTTAAGGAAGAAGTTGTCTTCTCAAGgatcctcttgatttctctgtttgatacctctgcttgtccatttgACTAAGGATGGTAGGGAGAACCGACTCTGTGTCTGACATTGTAGTGCTCCAAGACTTTCTTCAACTGAGCATTGCAAAAGTGAGAACCTCCATCACTTATCAAGACTCTTGGGACACCAAATCTGGAGAATATGTTCTTCTTGAGAAATTTGATGACTGTCTTAGCATCATTTGTGGGCGTGGCAATAGATTCCACCCATTTTCTAACATAGTCCACAGCCAACAAGATATACTCCTTAGAAAATGAGGAAGGCAAGGGGCCAATGAAATCAATACCCCAGCAGTCGAACACTTCAACCTCCAATATGATCTGCAAAGGCATTTCATTCCTTCTGGAGATACTCCCTGTTCTTTGGCACTTGCCACAGTGTTTCACATGTGCATGAAAATCATTGAAAATGCTCAGCCAATACAACCCAGATTTTAGAACCTTTGCAGTTGTTCTTTGTCCACTGTAGTGTCCTCCATAGGGTGAATTGTGGCAGTGCCACAAGATACTTCTTACCTCCTCTTCAGACACACATCTCTTTAACAAATTATCTGCCCCAATCTTGAAAACATGAGGATCATCCCACACATAGTATTTTGCTTCCCTGAACAGCTTCTGCTGCTGATGCCAACTCATATCCTCAGGAATAACTTGAGCAGCCTTAAAGTTTGCCATTTCTGCAAACCAAGGTCTATTAGATACTAGGAACAACTTTTCATCAGGGAATTCTTCTAACACTTCCTTCTCTAGTGTGGTCACATCTTCATTCACTAGTCTTGACAGATGGTCTGCCACTTGATTTTCACAACCCTTCTTGTCTTTAATCTCAAGATCAAATTCCTGCAACAACAAAATCCACCTAATGAGTCTAGGTTTAGAATCAAGTTTAATGAGCAAGTATTTTATTGCAGCATGATTAGTGTAAACCACTACTCTAGAACCAATGAGATAAGAACGAAATTTTTCTAAGGCATACACTATTGCTAGTAACTCCTTTTCGGTAGTTGCATAATTCATTTGGTGTTCATTAAGGGCTTTGCTAGCATAGTGTATAGAATGAAAAATCTTATTCTTTCTTTGCCCCAAAAAAGCCCCAACCGCATAATCACTTGCATCACACATAAGTTCAAAATCAAGTTCCCAATTAGGTGCAGTGATTATAGGTGCGGAGACTAGGCTgttttttaaaagattgaaaGCATTTAAACATTCAGcatcaaaattaaaggaaatatCCTTGTTGAGTAAGTTGCTCAATGGCTTGGCTATCTTGGAGAAATCCTTGATGAAGGGTCGGTAGAAACCCACATGTCCAAGAAAGCTTCAGATTCCTTTCACATTTGTTGGTGGTGGGAGTCTCTCAATGACATCCACTTTTGCTTTGTCCACTTCAATGCCCTTGGAAGATATTTTGTGGCCCAAGACAATCCCTTAAGTcaccatgaaatgacatttctccTAATATAGAATGAGATTGGTTTCAACATATCTCTTGAGCACAACTTCCAAATTTGCCAAGCAGAGATCAAATGAGCTTCCAAACACCGAGAAGTCATCCATGAAGACCTCTATACACTTCTCCACAAGGCCAGAGAAAATAGCCAACATGCATCGTTGAAACGTGGTTGGTGCATTACAAAGTCCAAATGACATCTTTCTATAGGCATAGATACCAAAAGGGCAAGTGAAGGTTGTCTTCTCTTGGTCTTTAGGATCTACCATAATCTGGTTATACCCAGAATAGCCATCCAAAAAGCAATAGAAAGCTTGACCCACTAGTCTATCTAACATTTGATCCAtgaaaggaagagggaaatgatcCTTCTTTGTGGCCTTGTTCAGCTTCCTGTAGTCTATGCACATCCTCCAACCGATCACGGTTCGTGTGGGTATCAACTCATTCTTGTCATTATGAACCATTATCATGCCACCCTTCTTGGGAACCACTTGCACTAGACTCACCCATGCACTATCAGAAATTGGGTAGATAATTCTAGCATCTAGGAGTTTTAATACCTCCTTTCTCACCTCCTCCTTCATCACAGGATTCAACCTTCTCTAATATTGTGCCACTGGCTTGAAATCTTCCTCCATGAAGATTCCATGCATGCAGTAGGAGGGATTGATTCCCTTCAATCAGAAATAGACCAACCAATGACTCTTGAGTTGACTCTTAGCACTTGaatcaacttttcttcttttgaggGTGATAAGAAGTTACTGATGACCACATGTTTGTTGCTATCTTCTTCAAGAAACACATACTTCAAATGTGGGGGCAACATCTTCAACTCCACTTTTGGCTCTGTGACTTCATTCTCACCCTTCAAATCTTCCATCTTTGCCTCATGAGGAGGGATTTCCTTCAACGCATCAAGATTGGCTAAGCACTCATCAATCTCTTTCTCCTCATCATCATTGAGAGTCTCAAATGCATCAATTAGAGCTTTCTCTAGAGGGGATGAGGCGTGTAGATCTTTCTTGGAGCTCATGAGCACTTCATCAAGCATATCAACTCTGAAGCATCCTCCAATATCTTTTGGGTCAGACATGGCTTCAAAGACATTGAAGTTCACTTCTTCATCTTGAACTCTCACAATGAGTTTGCCATCATCAACATCAATTAGCACTCTTGCAGTCTTCATATATGGTCTCCCCAATATGAGAGGAACTTCAACATCCTCCTCCAACTCCATTATAACAAAGTCTAGTGGGAATAGGAACTTGTCAACTTTAACCAGCACATCCTCCATTACTCCGTGAGGGTATTTGATTGACATATCCACCAATTGCAATGTCATTCGAGTGGGCTTGATTTCCAACTCCCCAATCTTCTTGAGCATAGAAAGAGGCATCAAGTTAATGCTAACACCCAAATCAAGTAAGGCCTTCCCCACAGCTAGGCTCCCAATTGTGACTAGGAGTGTAAAGCTGCCAAGATCCTTAAATTTTGGAGGTAACATCTTCTGAATGATAGCACTATATCCAGCCTCTAGTTCTATGGTTTCCTCTTTAATAAATCTTCTCTACTTTGTGAGGATTTCCTTCATAAAATTTGCATAGGTTGGCATTTGCTCCAAGGCTTCTGAGAAGGGAATATTGATTTGAAGCCTCTTGAAAATGTTCAAAAACCTTGCAAATTTCCTTTCTTTGTCTTTCTTTGAAGGCTTGAGAGAATATGGGAGAGTTTTCACTAGTGGTGGTTTTATTGccacttccttctttttctcattttctctattttcacttttattctCTTCCTCTTCTACAACAATTTCTTCATCTATCTCTTcctcatctttttcttctcctctATCATTGGGCTTGGCTTTGGTTTCATCACTTCGTTTAGCATTCAACCCCACTTCTTTACTACTCCTTGTGACCACCGCTTTGCATTGCTCCTTAGGGTTGGCTTCGGTATTGGCGGAAAATGAACTGCTTTGTTGATTCGCCACTTGCTTGGTCAATTTCCCCACTTGCACTTCCAAGTTTTTAATTGAAGCATCAGTGTTCTTCTGATTCTGAATTGACATTTGCATGAATTGCTGCATCATGTCTTCAAGCTTAGATGTTCTATCAGATAAAGAGGGATGTTGATAAGTTTGTTAATGTGGGGGCCTATTGGAAGGTCCTGCTTGGCCCATGATTTGGTGAGGTCTCCATCCTTGATTATAGTTCCCTTATCGACCTTGGTTGCCCATATAACTAACTTCCTCATGAGATGTGCTTTGCATAGCACACTGCCCATTGGTATGGTTTCCTCTACATAACTCACAACTTTTTGCTTGTTGGAGTTAAACTATAGAGGCATTTTTAAGCTCTTGAGGAAGTTGTGACAGTTTCTTCATGAGGGTCTCCAGCTGCTGAGTCATAATCTTGTTTTGAGCTAATAGAGCATCTTGAGATTGAAGCTCTAGAATACTCTTCTTTTGAGAATGGGCTCTTTCAGTATAAGCTTCATGATCATTAGCTTCCATGTTCTCTATTAACTCATATGCTTCCTCTAGCGTCTTCCACTTGATACTCCCATCGGTAGAGGAATCTAACATCAGCTTTGACTGGGATTTAAGTCCTGCCAAGAAAAGAGTGAGATGTGTAGGTTGATCAAACCCATGAATGGGAGTTTTCGTCAATAGTCCCTTGAATCTATCCCATGCTTGGCCTAAAGACTCGTTCATATCTCGTTCACAGTATTGCATATCTCTAACAATGTGGCCAGATAAGTGTAAGGATTCTCATGAGACAGACCGTTGAACTGATTACTCTGCACCAAATGAATAAGAGCTGGCTTCATCTCCATGTTTGTGGCATTGACGGTTGGCCTAATAATACTGTTGAAGTTAATATGGCATGTGAACGCTGCATAATCTTCCAAAGTGTGTCTTTCACGACCTCTACCATCACCATTAGGATTTTCAGCCATTTCTTCTTCTGGAAAAGAATCAAGATTCTGAGAAGTAGACAGAAGGGTGTCTGAAGCAGAAGAGTGTTGGGTGACTGGTTGTGCTTGAGCTCGTCTTCTCCTTGTGGCACTATTATTTCTGCGGGCAGTTTTCTCGATCTCGGGATCAGCAAGGAGTGGTTTTGAAGATGCAGTTCTCCTTGTACGAATCCTACCCTGCATAAATTATAGAGCAACAACAAAAGCAAGCTCGAACTACAAGTTAGCCAAAAAATAATgtgcatatataaataaacaaaaatagtaaatatgaaCAAAAGAATTTAAGTCTAAAAAAGTCAAAAATCACACAATAGTCTAGTATTAGACACGGGTCCCCGACAACAGCGTCAAAAgcttgttaagactttggcaaatGTActaagtcgcgcaagtagtaatcGGTAAGACCgagatatcgtttcccaagagacttgtgtatactaaataattgcataattaatgactaatttaaactaatgaataaatccataatttgagtttttgtatgcaagaaattaaatatttcataaacaagtaaaattgaactttgatatttgaagactctagaaaatggtGAAGACTAGAAATGCgagttagacttcacctacttcactctcatgtatattaaacaataaaactcttctccattaattactaatgttaacccacaagtctactcaaaccctaatcccttagttgaatgagcctaggtttccttatttagagccaattccttgaatccctaaataaacaaacccgctttacaaattagggtttaagacaactaatgggtcaagttccattcctagatacaagttccattaggtatcttgttccaattctaggtttcaagagatattttccaatacctaatgacccaaatatcatgcaatgaatggttAAAACAAAGTAAGCTTTAAGCAAATAAACGAAGATACTAGcaatcaatggaagaagcatgtATATATTCAAATCATTCATAAATACATGGaagttcagtggctacatctaaccccaacaaaaatgggtttagctctccattgtcatggagagctcaagcttacaaaatggaaatggaagagGGGAGAGTtacaaagaggaagaaaggGTAGTTCCCACTAGCCCTAGCAGACCTCCAAGTGCTGCAAAACGCGTTGCTCAAGCTCGAAATTGTCCAAGATCCGtttcccctcgcgaaaacagaagaaaaaaggCCAACTTGCCACATAAGCGAGaactggcgcctggcggaagcctatcaccgccaggcgctagcgATCAAACAGTGGCCAAGCTCTGCATCTACCGCCCGACAGTGTccaggtgccgccaggcggtgagcTACTCTGTCGCCTGGCGCCATCATTGTGCCGCCAGGCACTAGCTGCATCTTACGCCTGGCACTAACATTGTGTCGCCTGAcacttcctgttgacattttctttcttctccttgCTATTCTGGGTCACTCATTAGTCTAGATTTTTGGAACAAAGTTTCCCATCTacaaaaggacacaaaaatggggattagtggtatatttagatcaatgtaacccaaaatgtatttatttacaaaagtaaggtaaaattgaggattaagtaggttaaaagctttggaataaatgattttgctaataaaatgttgcttggataatggtaaaaattaacattatcaggTGTTTTTAACACAATACACTTATTGAGCTTGACTAGCTAAGACATATAGCTCATTGGTCCTCAATTTACGCTTACTGTTAATGAGAATAAATCCATATTTGTCTTCCTTGTATCCTCTCCCCTTAGAATGCACATCCCACCAatcacatttaaataaaatgacattatttCCATTTAAGTAACTTAATTCAATAATATCCGTCAAGACACCAAAGTAGTCTAAAACTCCACTATTTTGTGATTTCAAGGACATATCTCGATCTTTGACATTGAACCTCCAACCATTTATCAAATAACTTGTATATCGAAAAACACATGAATCTGGTCCACAAGGCAAGTGGAATAACGACTCATTTATTCTTATGTCACATTCTCTTTTCAAAAGTgcaacttgtgaaaaaaaaaaagttaaatgtgCTCAATCTATGTAATAAtagtaaacatatatttaattaattcttaCATATTTTTTGAACCATTCGAAAAATTCTCTTTAATGCCTTGTTCCACATTTTGTGAATTTGCTTTCTCCAATTCTTGTTTGTGTAATCTGATAATAAATACATTACtataatgaattatatataaccaaaataataggaatatgtaatttaataaaGTCACTTACTCAAGGAAAGGTGAGACTTCATCACAATTTTGGAGAACATAACTTGCTTGCTCTTTTTCAACTACATTTAacttaatgtattttttttttgcatgtaGTGGTTTTCCAAGTTGTAGAAAAAGTTTTAGCTTTGATTTATCTAATTGATGTAGATCACCTTCATGATTTCTTCCATGTCTATTTAATATTGTCTTAACTCCATCCAAATATCTTAAACAAAAGTGCACACACTCTTGTGCAATATAAGCTTCAACGATACATCCTTCTGGTCAAGCCTTATTTCTTACATATGATTTGAGCCTACGAAGGTACCTCTCAATTGGATACATCCAACGATATTGTACTGGTCCAGTAATCTTTGCCTCATGTACTAAATGAATGGGTAAATGAACCATTATTTCAAAAAAGGATGGAGGGAAATATTTTCTCCAACTTACATAAGGTTAAAACTATAGTTTTTTCTAGCATGTCTAAAGTGTCTAGACTCAATGTTTTAGAGCATAACTCTCtaaaacaaaaacttaattCAACCAAGGCCTCACAAACTTCCTTTTGAAGAACACCGCGTATTGAAAGAGGGAGAAAGCGATGTAGAAATACATGACAATCATGACATTTCATCCCATATATTTTCCCACCTTGGACATCTATACATCAAGAAATATTGGATGAGTAACCATTTGGAACCTTCAAATCAACAAGAAATTAACAAAATGCATGTTTTTCTTGAGATGACATGGTATAACATGCATACGGATACGTGTATTTTCCTTCTTCACTCATAGTTGCATGAAGCTCTGGACATATACTCGTATATGCAAGATCAAATCGAGagtttatattatcttttgtcTTATTTTCAAGAACCATCAATGTTCCTATTATGTTgtcataaacatttttttcaatatgcatGACATCTAGATTGTGACGTAATTTTAGACATTTCCAATaagataactaaaaaaaatgctttttttcttccaatttttGCTAATTGTATTCCTCTCCGCTTTCTTTTCCTTGTAGACTTACCAAATATCACCTGGATATAattactattaattaataagagtaaaaataaatacatactaatgaaaacaaatatataaaaattaacaaagttaattaatgaaaaaaagatAACAAGATAGttctaattaaatgaaaaaaatattaattgttattttttaaatatatttatttaatacattgtaaattagatactaatttaatttgaatattcaaatatacaataactaaaatgatagtattcaaatataaaaatttattttagataacttaaaatgaaaaataatgttattttatcttttatttaaattgttttaaattcaCATATATTATCTACtattaatgtataattttaaaaacaaaagtacaaataataagataattagTTATCAACCATATCGCATTTGttgaattaattttgtttatttcaatatattatacttggaacttaaatttaaaataatttttcaaataaatttttttattgtaattggATCTCTCATCAAGGGAAATAATATCCGAATCAATATTTGGTAGAaacaaataataacactaacatAATCAAATAATCAAATGTTGATATGGTTGAACTACATCATCTAcgtaatgtttaaatttaaaaaaaaatgtaaataaatatatcttctactttaattctatatttaagagagaaaaaataatatatacatttaacaattatttaaataaataataaaaa is a window of Vigna unguiculata cultivar IT97K-499-35 chromosome 4, ASM411807v1, whole genome shotgun sequence DNA encoding:
- the LOC114180722 gene encoding uncharacterized protein LOC114180722, whose protein sequence is MDKQRTAFKTPIGLTPFQLVYGKVCHLPVELEHKAYWVMKFLNFDTSLLGEKRKLQLHELEEMRLNAYESSKSYKEKVKAYHDKKLVKRDFKLGQQVLLLNSRFQLFLKKLKSKWSGPFTIKEVKAYGAIEIEDPSSQRSWVVNGQRLKPYLGGEVLRMTTVMHLSEA
- the LOC114180723 gene encoding uncharacterized protein LOC114180723, which encodes MLPPKFKDLGSFTLLVTIGSLAVGKALLDLGVSINLMPLSMLKKIGELEIKPTRMTLQLVDMSIKYPHGVMEDVLVKVDKFLFPLDFVIMELEEDVEVPLILGRPYMKTARVLIDVDDGKLIVRVQDEEVNFNVFEAMSDPKDIGGCFRVDMLDEVLMSSKKDLHASSPLEKALIDAFETLNDDEEKEIDECLANLDALKEIPPHEAKMEDLKGENEVTEPKVELKMLPPHLKYVFLEEDSNKHVVISNFLSPSKEEKLIQVLRVNSRVIGWSISD